A single genomic interval of Microbacterium sp. LWO14-1.2 harbors:
- a CDS encoding ComEC/Rec2 family competence protein, translating into MIVVLAVGASVAFTVMTESVHRDVAREWDGRVVEAVGEVASSASVGRDGRLWVDVQLRGIGPPGQVRAVSAPVRVGIDPVDGFDLGAVVRVTAESAVTDAGERAALVLFASAASVEREASGVFAAAAGLRHAFIERSTRLPEPGAGLLPGLAVGDTRAVAAELDDAMRTSGLSHLTAVSGANCAIVVGAVFWLASLCGAGRGLRIVLAALGLAGFVVLVTPEPSVIRAGVMAGVAMTSILIGRPSAGAGMLALSAAGILIADPWLASTPGFALSVVASGALILLAPVLSRGLARWMPQPLALAIGVPLAAQLACGPIIALFAEQQSLVGLAANLLAAPAAPVATVIGLLACLCAPVPLLADLLAASAWLPASWIAATADATSRLPFAVVAVPPGVFSAAAVAALSACVGVVIAGESVRVRGVRTAASLVLAAGAALACAHALLSGPLARMTTPTAWSIAACDVGQGDAVLVRSQEQVALIDTGPDPDSLAACVRALGIDRVDLLVLTHFDIDHVGGVEAVQGMVGTVVHGPLGEPADRRTLDRLRSGGAAVVQGVAGMRGDLGAADWQVLWPERESRAYPPGNDMSVVVEIGGAEVPRSLFLGDLSAQPQGMLLHSGRLRGEYDLVKVAHHGSADQDPALYEQADAAALIFSAGLGNDYGHPRAEALALASANGARALRTDLEGRVLVGLDDGALEVWTERPPP; encoded by the coding sequence ATGATCGTCGTCCTGGCAGTCGGCGCATCCGTCGCGTTCACGGTGATGACGGAGTCGGTGCATCGTGACGTGGCACGGGAGTGGGACGGCCGGGTCGTCGAGGCGGTGGGGGAGGTCGCGTCGTCTGCATCGGTCGGGCGGGACGGACGGTTGTGGGTGGACGTGCAGTTGCGGGGGATCGGGCCGCCGGGACAGGTGCGTGCTGTGTCCGCTCCGGTGCGAGTCGGGATCGACCCGGTCGACGGGTTCGACCTCGGGGCGGTCGTGCGGGTCACCGCCGAGAGCGCGGTGACGGATGCGGGGGAGCGCGCGGCGCTCGTGCTGTTCGCGAGCGCGGCGTCTGTGGAACGGGAGGCATCGGGCGTGTTCGCCGCGGCGGCGGGCTTGCGTCACGCGTTCATCGAGCGTTCGACGCGTCTTCCTGAACCGGGCGCCGGTCTGCTGCCCGGTCTCGCCGTCGGAGACACGCGCGCTGTCGCAGCGGAACTCGACGACGCGATGCGCACGAGCGGGCTGAGCCACCTCACCGCCGTGAGCGGAGCGAACTGCGCCATCGTCGTCGGGGCGGTGTTCTGGTTGGCGTCGCTGTGCGGAGCAGGGCGGGGGCTTCGCATCGTGCTCGCGGCACTCGGGCTGGCGGGGTTCGTGGTCCTGGTCACCCCGGAACCGAGCGTGATCCGTGCGGGTGTCATGGCGGGGGTAGCCATGACGTCGATCCTGATCGGTCGCCCCAGCGCCGGAGCGGGGATGCTGGCGCTCAGCGCTGCCGGCATCCTCATCGCCGATCCCTGGCTGGCGTCCACGCCCGGCTTCGCGCTCTCGGTGGTCGCGTCCGGTGCGCTCATCCTGCTCGCACCGGTCCTGTCTCGAGGGCTCGCGCGATGGATGCCGCAGCCGTTGGCGCTCGCGATCGGTGTGCCGCTTGCGGCTCAGCTTGCCTGCGGGCCGATCATCGCCCTGTTCGCCGAGCAGCAGTCCCTCGTCGGTCTCGCGGCGAATCTGCTCGCCGCGCCGGCCGCGCCCGTCGCCACGGTGATCGGCCTGCTCGCGTGCCTCTGCGCCCCGGTGCCGCTGCTCGCCGACCTGCTCGCTGCATCGGCCTGGCTCCCGGCGTCGTGGATCGCTGCGACCGCGGACGCGACGTCGCGACTGCCGTTCGCCGTGGTGGCGGTGCCTCCGGGCGTCTTCAGCGCCGCTGCGGTCGCGGCACTCAGCGCCTGCGTCGGCGTCGTCATCGCGGGGGAGAGCGTGCGGGTGCGTGGGGTCCGCACCGCAGCATCCCTCGTGCTGGCCGCCGGAGCGGCACTGGCGTGCGCCCATGCGTTGCTCTCCGGTCCGCTCGCCCGCATGACCACCCCGACAGCATGGTCCATCGCCGCGTGCGATGTCGGACAGGGTGACGCGGTGCTCGTCCGCTCCCAGGAGCAGGTCGCGCTGATCGACACAGGACCGGACCCCGACTCCCTCGCGGCGTGCGTGCGCGCCCTCGGCATCGATCGGGTGGACCTGCTCGTGCTCACGCACTTCGACATCGACCACGTCGGGGGAGTCGAGGCCGTGCAGGGGATGGTGGGCACGGTCGTGCACGGGCCCCTCGGAGAACCCGCGGACCGGCGGACGCTCGACAGGCTGCGCAGCGGCGGTGCGGCGGTCGTGCAGGGTGTCGCGGGGATGCGGGGCGACCTCGGGGCAGCGGACTGGCAGGTGCTGTGGCCCGAGCGCGAGTCGCGCGCCTACCCTCCTGGCAATGACATGAGCGTCGTCGTCGAGATCGGCGGTGCGGAGGTGCCGCGTTCGCTGTTCCTCGGCGATCTGTCCGCCCAGCCGCAGGGCATGCTGCTGCACTCGGGTCGCCTGCGCGGCGAATACGACCTCGTCAAGGTCGCCCACCACGGCAGCGCCGATCAGGATCCTGCGCTCTACGAGCAGGCGGATGCCGCAGCTCTGATCTTCAGTGCCGGGCTGGGGAACGACTACGGCCATCCCCGCGCCGAGGCGCTCGCCCTGGCGTCCGCGAACGGCGCGCGAGCCCTGCGCACCGACCTCGAAGGACGCGTCCTCGTGGGCCTCGACGACGGCGCCCTGGAGGTGTGGAC
- a CDS encoding ComEA family DNA-binding protein yields the protein MTESPPPPRQRRLRLSIGAAVVVALVVLSGAVGLGLLRGQAAPTESVPMSTDEPAVSASGELYVHVLGAVEQPGLYVLDLDARLVDAVAAAGGTTDQADLAGVNLARAVTDGEQIIVPVIGAGAGAPGTAAPGDDRIDLNTADQAALETLPRIGPALAERILAWREENGRFQSVDDLLAVPGIGEKLLAGIRDGVRV from the coding sequence GTGACAGAGTCCCCACCTCCACCGCGGCAGCGCCGTCTGCGTCTGAGCATCGGCGCGGCCGTCGTGGTCGCCCTCGTCGTGCTGTCGGGTGCTGTCGGTCTGGGGCTGCTCCGCGGGCAGGCGGCGCCGACCGAGTCGGTTCCGATGTCGACCGACGAACCGGCGGTGTCCGCGTCGGGAGAGCTCTACGTGCACGTGCTCGGCGCGGTCGAGCAGCCCGGTCTGTACGTGCTCGATCTCGATGCACGGCTCGTGGATGCTGTCGCCGCCGCCGGCGGGACGACGGACCAGGCCGACCTCGCCGGCGTGAACCTCGCCCGTGCGGTCACCGACGGCGAGCAGATCATCGTCCCGGTGATCGGCGCCGGTGCAGGCGCGCCGGGAACGGCAGCGCCGGGCGACGATCGGATCGACCTGAACACCGCCGATCAGGCGGCACTCGAGACACTGCCCCGCATCGGGCCTGCGCTCGCGGAGCGGATCTTGGCGTGGCGGGAGGAGAACGGACGGTTCCAATCCGTCGACGATCTCCTGGCCGTGCCGGGAATTGGAGAGAAGCTCCTTGCCGGCATCCGCGACGGAGTCAGGGTGTGA
- a CDS encoding SDR family NAD(P)-dependent oxidoreductase, translated as MTTNQRWMITGGSRGLGRALTLGALDAGHAVVATARAGHSLPDHELLSVLELDVRDRRSVQDAVDAAASRLGGLDVVINNAGVGLIGATEEVSEEATRLLIDTNLLGPLWLSQAAIPIMRAQGAGHIVQISSVGAVGTMPTLGLYNATKWGLEAFSEAMAAEVRRFGIRVSLIEPGALDTDWAGSSMRFAAPMPENDDLRTELFGTAEVPWPAAGPTGGTSPEDAAAAILAWVQDPRDDRLRVLVGDDAPSQVRAALDLRYEDYSHDPRFAGG; from the coding sequence ATGACGACGAACCAGCGATGGATGATCACCGGAGGCAGCCGAGGCCTCGGACGAGCACTGACCCTGGGGGCCCTGGATGCGGGGCATGCGGTCGTGGCCACGGCGAGAGCGGGCCACTCGCTGCCCGACCACGAGCTGCTGAGCGTGCTCGAGCTCGACGTGCGGGATCGACGGAGCGTGCAGGATGCGGTGGATGCCGCCGCCTCCCGCCTCGGAGGTCTCGACGTGGTCATCAACAATGCGGGAGTCGGGCTGATCGGCGCGACCGAGGAGGTGTCCGAGGAGGCCACGCGCTTGCTCATCGACACCAACCTGCTCGGGCCGCTGTGGCTGAGCCAGGCCGCGATCCCGATCATGCGCGCCCAGGGCGCCGGGCACATCGTGCAGATCTCGTCGGTCGGCGCGGTGGGCACGATGCCGACGCTCGGCCTGTACAACGCGACGAAATGGGGACTGGAGGCGTTCAGCGAAGCGATGGCAGCCGAGGTCCGGAGGTTCGGCATCCGAGTCTCCCTCATCGAGCCGGGCGCGCTCGACACGGATTGGGCGGGTTCGAGCATGCGATTCGCCGCGCCGATGCCCGAGAACGACGACCTGCGGACCGAGCTCTTCGGCACGGCGGAGGTGCCGTGGCCCGCGGCAGGGCCGACCGGTGGGACCTCGCCGGAGGACGCGGCTGCCGCCATCCTCGCGTGGGTGCAGGATCCCCGCGACGATCGACTCCGTGTGCTCGTCGGAGACGACGCGCCGTCGCAGGTGCGGGCAGCGCTGGATCTTCGATACGAGGACTACTCTCACGATCCGCGCTTCGCGGGTGGCTGA
- a CDS encoding VOC family protein codes for MEQRVSFITLAVADLGRSRAFYVDGLGWEPIFAGDDVLMLPVADRLILSLWSVEGFTAEIGEAPASGIAPITLAHNLATPAEVDAVLEEVRALGAPVSAAREREWGGYSGYFSDPDGFRWEVAVNPGETGDFVLAPVTP; via the coding sequence ATGGAACAGCGCGTCAGCTTCATCACCCTCGCCGTCGCCGATCTGGGCCGCAGCCGGGCCTTCTACGTGGACGGATTGGGCTGGGAACCGATCTTCGCCGGCGACGATGTGCTGATGCTGCCGGTCGCCGATCGGCTGATCCTGTCGCTCTGGTCGGTCGAGGGGTTCACTGCGGAGATCGGCGAGGCACCGGCATCCGGCATCGCCCCGATCACCCTCGCCCACAATCTCGCCACGCCCGCCGAGGTCGACGCAGTCCTCGAAGAGGTGCGCGCACTCGGAGCGCCCGTGAGCGCGGCTCGCGAGCGCGAGTGGGGCGGCTACTCGGGGTACTTCTCCGACCCGGACGGGTTCCGCTGGGAGGTCGCGGTCAACCCCGGCGAGACCGGAGACTTCGTACTCGCGCCCGTCACACCCTGA
- the leuS gene encoding leucine--tRNA ligase, protein MSENLSTSPVAEESVSAHDIQAKWQKYWAENGTFLTGGDDDTRPRRYVLAMFPYPSGDLHMGHAENYLYSDIVARFWRHRGHNVMNPIGWDSFGLPAENAAIRQGADPREWTYQNIAQQKVGFEQYGVSFDWSRVLHTSDPEYYRWNQWLFLKLYERGLAYRKKSPVNWCPNDQTVLANEQVIDGRCDRCGAEVVKKKLTQWYFRITDYADRLLDDLNQLEGRWPHKVLQMQRNWIGRSVGADVDFRIEGRDEPVTVFSTRPDTLHGATFFVVAPDGDLAAELAAEAPDDVRERFQNYLADVQKTTDIDRQSTDRPKTGVFLERYAVNPVNGEKLPIWAADYVLADYGHGAVMAVPAHDQRDLDFARAFDLPVKVVVDTTAPITGAMQVIEVDDEGVPIDAEAALDEQNPASTGVALTGEGRMINSGPLNGLSKRNAIARAIEQLEASGTGRAAKNYRLRDWLISRQRFWGTPIPMLHAEDGSIVPVQEDKLPVKLPSVEGLDLKPKGTSPLGGAESWVRTIDPVSGDPMLRDPDTMDTFVDSSWYFLRFLSPNSDTEAFDPALASRWAPVDSYIGGVEHAILHLLYARFITKVLFDMGLIDFTEPFSNLINQGMVLLDGQKMSKSKGNLVLFQEELDAHGADALRVGLAFAGPVEDDKDWADVSTTGAQKFLSRALRIAHEVSSDVDVVFDGGTAALRRATHKLLSEAPGLVEQTKFNVLVARLMELVNVTRKTIDTSASGAADPAVREAAETVAVMLDLIAPHTAEEMWEALGHEPSVGLVTWRSADPVLLVEDSVTAVVQVGGKVRAQLEVPARIGEAELEALARADERVIRSIGDREIVKVVVRAPKIVSIVVK, encoded by the coding sequence TTGTCTGAGAACCTGTCCACCTCTCCCGTCGCCGAGGAGTCCGTCTCGGCGCACGACATCCAGGCCAAGTGGCAGAAGTACTGGGCGGAGAACGGCACGTTCCTCACGGGTGGCGACGACGACACGCGGCCCCGCCGCTACGTGCTGGCGATGTTCCCGTACCCGTCCGGCGACCTGCACATGGGGCACGCCGAGAACTACCTGTACTCCGACATCGTCGCGCGCTTCTGGCGGCACCGTGGCCACAACGTCATGAACCCGATCGGATGGGACTCGTTCGGCCTCCCCGCCGAGAACGCCGCCATCCGCCAGGGCGCCGACCCGCGCGAGTGGACCTACCAGAACATCGCGCAGCAGAAGGTCGGCTTCGAGCAGTACGGCGTCTCCTTCGACTGGAGCCGGGTGCTGCACACCTCCGACCCGGAGTACTACCGCTGGAACCAGTGGCTGTTCCTGAAGCTGTACGAGCGCGGTCTGGCCTATCGCAAGAAGAGCCCGGTGAACTGGTGCCCGAACGACCAGACGGTGCTCGCGAACGAGCAGGTCATCGACGGGCGCTGCGATCGTTGCGGGGCCGAGGTCGTCAAGAAGAAGCTGACGCAGTGGTACTTCCGCATCACGGACTACGCCGACCGTCTGCTCGACGACCTGAACCAGCTCGAGGGTCGCTGGCCGCACAAGGTGCTGCAGATGCAGCGCAACTGGATCGGACGATCGGTCGGCGCAGACGTCGACTTCCGCATCGAGGGACGCGACGAGCCGGTCACCGTGTTCTCGACCCGCCCTGACACGCTGCACGGCGCGACGTTCTTCGTCGTGGCCCCCGACGGCGACCTGGCCGCCGAGCTGGCTGCCGAGGCTCCGGATGACGTGCGCGAGCGCTTCCAGAACTACCTCGCCGACGTGCAGAAGACCACCGACATCGACCGCCAGTCGACGGACCGCCCGAAGACCGGCGTCTTCCTGGAGCGCTACGCGGTCAACCCGGTGAACGGGGAGAAGCTGCCCATCTGGGCCGCCGACTACGTCCTGGCCGACTACGGTCACGGTGCGGTCATGGCCGTGCCGGCGCATGACCAGCGCGACCTCGACTTCGCGCGCGCCTTCGACCTGCCGGTCAAGGTCGTCGTCGACACGACGGCGCCCATCACGGGCGCCATGCAGGTGATCGAGGTCGACGACGAGGGCGTGCCGATCGACGCGGAAGCGGCGCTCGACGAGCAGAACCCGGCCTCCACCGGGGTCGCGCTCACCGGCGAGGGGCGCATGATCAACTCCGGGCCCCTCAACGGGCTCTCGAAGCGCAATGCGATCGCGCGGGCCATCGAGCAGCTCGAGGCGTCGGGCACCGGTCGTGCCGCGAAGAACTACCGCCTACGCGACTGGCTGATCTCGCGACAGCGCTTCTGGGGCACCCCGATCCCCATGCTGCATGCCGAGGACGGCAGCATCGTGCCGGTGCAGGAGGACAAGCTGCCGGTGAAGCTGCCGAGCGTCGAGGGCCTCGACCTGAAGCCCAAGGGCACGTCGCCGCTGGGTGGAGCCGAGAGCTGGGTGCGCACGATCGACCCCGTCTCGGGTGACCCGATGCTGCGCGACCCCGACACCATGGACACGTTCGTCGACAGCTCGTGGTACTTCCTGCGCTTCCTCTCGCCGAACAGCGACACCGAGGCGTTCGATCCCGCCCTGGCGTCGCGCTGGGCGCCCGTCGACTCGTACATCGGCGGTGTCGAGCACGCGATCCTGCACCTGCTGTACGCGCGCTTCATCACGAAGGTGCTGTTCGACATGGGGCTCATCGACTTCACCGAGCCGTTCTCGAACCTCATCAACCAGGGCATGGTGCTCCTCGACGGTCAGAAGATGTCGAAGAGCAAGGGCAACCTGGTGCTGTTCCAGGAGGAGCTCGACGCGCACGGAGCGGATGCCCTGCGGGTGGGTCTCGCTTTCGCGGGTCCGGTGGAGGACGACAAGGACTGGGCGGACGTCTCGACGACCGGTGCTCAGAAGTTCCTCTCGCGTGCTCTGCGCATCGCGCATGAGGTCTCGAGCGATGTCGACGTCGTGTTCGACGGCGGCACCGCCGCGCTGCGTCGCGCGACGCACAAGCTTCTGTCGGAGGCTCCCGGCCTCGTCGAGCAGACGAAGTTCAACGTGCTGGTCGCGCGTCTCATGGAGCTCGTCAACGTCACTCGCAAGACGATCGACACGAGCGCGTCCGGCGCTGCGGACCCGGCGGTGCGCGAGGCGGCGGAAACGGTCGCGGTGATGCTCGACCTCATCGCTCCGCACACCGCGGAGGAGATGTGGGAGGCACTCGGTCACGAGCCGTCGGTGGGTCTGGTGACCTGGCGATCCGCTGACCCGGTGCTCCTCGTCGAGGATTCGGTGACCGCGGTCGTGCAGGTCGGCGGCAAGGTGCGCGCGCAGCTCGAGGTTCCCGCCCGCATCGGGGAGGCCGAGCTCGAGGCACTCGCGCGCGCCGACGAGCGGGTGATCCGGTCGATCGGTGATCGCGAGATCGTGAAGGTCGTCGTGCGCGCCCCGAAGATCGTGAGCATCGTCGTCAAGTGA
- a CDS encoding VOC family protein, translating to MTIKLENIGIAVRNIDAAIAFFTDLGLSVVSRETISGSWADTAVGLDGNHAKIAVLQTPDGHGQLELFEYIHPTAIETDPVLPNEIGMHRVAFSVDDIDAALAIAARHGCHPLRGVANYNDIYKLTYLRGPSGIIVMLAQELSRTR from the coding sequence ATGACGATAAAGCTCGAGAACATCGGTATCGCAGTCCGAAACATCGACGCGGCGATCGCATTCTTCACGGATCTGGGACTTTCGGTCGTCAGTCGCGAGACGATAAGCGGCTCATGGGCCGACACCGCAGTCGGACTCGACGGAAATCACGCCAAGATCGCCGTACTCCAGACTCCGGACGGTCACGGCCAGCTGGAGCTGTTCGAGTACATCCACCCCACCGCTATCGAGACCGACCCGGTCCTCCCCAACGAAATCGGAATGCACCGCGTCGCGTTCTCGGTCGACGATATCGATGCCGCCCTCGCGATCGCCGCCCGGCACGGTTGTCACCCACTTCGCGGCGTCGCGAACTACAACGACATCTACAAGCTCACGTACCTGCGGGGTCCCAGCGGCATAATCGTGATGCTCGCGCAGGAGCTATCCCGCACCCGCTGA
- a CDS encoding GNAT family N-acetyltransferase yields the protein MASHFRDAVLDVWSEVFGRVDAPDEWAISPWDRHRARPGYRLALAHADDRLVGFAWGYTGARGQYWPELISRELSAAADGWVGGHFEFVELAVRPGARGEGVGRRLHDALLSDLDHSRALLATTSDPQDPAVRLYSSRGWLSLGTYGDGRQVMGLVLPH from the coding sequence ATGGCGTCGCATTTCCGCGACGCCGTCCTCGACGTATGGTCAGAGGTCTTCGGCCGCGTCGACGCGCCTGACGAGTGGGCCATCTCACCCTGGGACCGTCATCGGGCCAGGCCGGGATACCGGCTCGCGCTCGCTCATGCCGACGATCGACTCGTAGGGTTCGCCTGGGGGTACACGGGCGCGCGCGGCCAGTACTGGCCCGAACTCATCAGCCGCGAGCTCAGCGCGGCGGCCGACGGCTGGGTGGGCGGACACTTCGAGTTCGTCGAGTTGGCCGTCCGTCCTGGGGCTCGCGGCGAAGGTGTGGGGCGGCGCCTTCACGATGCTTTGCTCTCCGACCTCGATCACAGCCGCGCCCTGCTCGCGACCACGTCGGATCCGCAAGACCCGGCGGTCCGGTTGTATTCGTCGCGGGGCTGGCTGAGCTTGGGCACCTACGGTGACGGCCGTCAGGTCATGGGACTGGTGCTCCCGCACTGA
- a CDS encoding TetR/AcrR family transcriptional regulator C-terminal ligand-binding domain-containing protein, giving the protein MARPRTRTKVHEAVLALAHEGRIRSITMEAIAARAEVSKQTLYRSWSSTGAILFDALLARSLDENGVVTLPDTGDLTADLHTIASAMVAELTDRPQETLLRAVTAQLQDDEALAAQYRESLFDIQRDAVARRLAAAGVDEPDEIAELFFGPILHRWLLRTRPFDDGWVRRHVERTVRAASV; this is encoded by the coding sequence ATGGCTCGCCCCCGCACGCGCACGAAGGTCCATGAAGCGGTGCTCGCACTCGCTCACGAGGGCCGCATCCGATCCATCACGATGGAGGCGATCGCCGCGCGCGCCGAAGTCAGCAAGCAGACGCTGTACCGCTCGTGGTCATCGACGGGCGCGATCCTGTTCGATGCCCTGCTGGCTCGAAGCCTGGACGAGAACGGTGTCGTCACGCTCCCCGACACCGGAGACCTCACGGCCGACCTGCACACGATCGCGTCGGCCATGGTCGCGGAACTCACCGACCGCCCCCAGGAGACGCTGCTGCGCGCCGTGACCGCTCAACTGCAGGACGACGAGGCGCTCGCCGCGCAGTACCGTGAGTCGCTCTTCGATATCCAGCGGGATGCCGTCGCCCGACGCCTCGCTGCGGCAGGCGTCGATGAGCCCGACGAGATCGCCGAACTGTTCTTCGGACCGATCCTGCACCGCTGGCTCCTCCGTACACGACCGTTCGACGACGGCTGGGTGCGCCGGCACGTCGAGCGGACGGTCCGAGCCGCCTCCGTCTGA